TAGGTCACGTCACGCACCAGCGATGCGAGTACGCCCGGAACCCCAGAGGTTCCGGGCGTCTTCCTTTTTGCTGTCTCCTGCTGCTCGTGCTCGACCGAATTCGTCCGCACCTGCGTGTTCAGGGGGCTGTGGCCACTGTTGTGGGCGATGGGCCTGGTTCGGGTGCGTCCGTAAGCTGTTCGGGTGTCACGAGGACCCGGGCTTGCAGGCTCGTCACCTCGTACACCTCGGTCTTGCAGCCGTCGGCGCCGGTCATGGGGGGAACGACCGAGGCGAGGTACTGGATGCCCTTTTCCTGCTGAGTGGCGTTCGGCGTGACCACCTTCATGACCGTCACGGGAAGGCTCTGCTGGCCGTCGGTGTCCACCGTCGCGCAGGCGGCCAGCCCTTTCAGGGCCGCTTCCGAGGGCGCCGACCCAAGCAGGGTGATGCTGCCGGTTCTGGGGCCCTGCACGATGACGCCCTCGGGGAGAGGCGACTTCATCAGACGCAGCGCGTCCGCAAAGCCCACGGTGCCCACCCCGGCGAGCAGGACTCCGGCGGCGATCCAGACGGCGGCGCGCTGAAAGCCGTCGCTGGCCGCGCGGGTGCGGTACGCCTCCAGCCATTGCCACAGGCGCTGGCTGTGAAGGTTCATCCAGGAGGCCGCCTCCTTCATGGCGTCCGCATCGTCGCGCAGCCGGGCGGCGTTGAACCGGGCGACCTCGTCCTTGTATTCCTGCAAGAGTTCCGGCGCCGAGTTCCTGGGGAAAAAGCGCAGTGGATCGGGGCGCGAGTCCCGAAAAGCCCCATCCTGCGGCGCCGCCCGCAGCGAGGAGGCCCACCCCGAGGCGCCCAGAATAATGCTGACGCCCAGGATGACGAGCAGCAGGGACAGCTTGGCATGGTCGGCAATCCCCCCATCGGCGGTGGCGGGGGCCTTGACGTATTCGCCCAGGCTTAGGCCCGTGAAGACCACCGCCGCGATGCTCGTCAGGGCCGTGACCCAGCCGGTCAAGGTGCCCCGCAGGCGGGCGAGTACGTCCAGATTCGAGAAAACGCCCGTATTCGGCGCGCCGCCTTTTTGCCCGGTGCCCTGCTGATCTGCGGCCTTAGCGGTCATCGACATCTCCTCCCAGGTCGCCGCGCAGGGCGGCGGGGTAGAGCTGTTCGGGAAGCAGCGGCGCCGCACTGAATGGCACGGGGGGAACCGAATCAGACGGCTTGGGCTGCTCGTCCTTGCCCGGCAGAGGAGGTGGGGGGAGGACAGGCTGTTTCTCCCTGAACTCCACCTGCTGGTCGGGGTAATGCTGTTTGAACTCCTCGACAACCTGCCGCGCTGGGGCCTCCCACCCCCTGGGAAACACCACCCACCAGGTTGGCCCTATCCGGTCCACGTAACAACCCAGGGCCACGAGTTGCTGCCGCGCCGCTGCCCACGCCGCCTGCCTGCCGTCATCACCGCTCATGCTGCCCCTCCCCGGACCTTCCGGCCCGCAGCCGCAGGGTGCGCCGCGGACCATGACCGCCCCGTGACCGGAGGGACGCCTGACACCCCCTCCCGCATGACCGGGCGCCGGCGAAAATAGCCCGCTGCCCCCCGTTCCCGAATCGCAGCGGACCACCCGGCGTCTCTCTAGCGGCTCCCGAAGTTGTACGGGACCGACGGCTGCAAGGGGTAGGCGAAAGGTGGGGCGTTCCCGCAGAGTTCACCGGAGCCCGGCGGGCGCGTCGTTGTACATGCCCAGGCCCAAAGCTTCCCGCTGCGCGCGTATGGCGCGCCCTGGGTGTGCGGCACCGGAACAAGGTAAAAAAGAAAAAGTCCCTCCCGGAGGGGCTTTTTTGCTGGTCGAGGCGGCGAGATTTGAACTCACGACCCCTACCACCCTAATCTCATTCACCCCCTCGGTCGGGGCAGGTTAGGGCAGTTTTAATTTAAAACGTTTTCCTGCGTCCCGGCCAGCGGTCCAGAGATTTCGAAAAGGCTGGGGCGGATTAGAGAGGGTTGGCGTTGCTGCGAGTGTTGCTGCAACGCCAGGAAGCGGGCGCGAGCCCTTGACTCCAAGCCCCTTGACGCGCTGGTGTGGAGGCGCCCGGTCGGGCGACAGCGGCGGAGGTAGACGCTTGCAGGGCGGCCCGCCGCTGTCTCAGCCATCCTGTGCCCACTCCAGAACGTCCAACAACCCCAGGTCCTTGCCGGTAATCTTGCGGAGCGCCTTGATGATCAGGTCGAGGACCTCCAGGTCCGGGCGCTGTGTACTGCCCTCGTACATGGCCCGCAGCGTGTTCATCGCGACACCGGACTCCTTCTGGAGTGCGTAGCGCGTGATGTTGTGCGCGTCCATGGTGCCTTGCAACTTCCATCTCACCATCCCGGCAGTATGGAGTATGTTCATAGGTCGGATAGTATTAGACTATTAATAACATAGCAATACTCTGATACTATGGCGGTGTCAGAGAGGGGGCATACCGGCACCGGCAAGTAACGAGCGCCCCCTCCTGAAATCCTCATCCGCACCTGGAAGGCCGTCAACCTGCATACCGACTGCGGCGTGGTCCGCAAGGTCGCCACCCACATGTCACTCTTACCCGCGACGGCCAGGGCCACCTCAGCGCCACGGCGGGCGGCCGGACCATGGACTACCGCTACGCCACCTGGCTGCTCGACGAGGCCACCCGCACCGAGCTGCTGGAAGAGATCATCCTGCCCATCGGCAAGCCCGCCGCGTGCGCCCTCCACCGCAAGCTGGGCCTATGGGTTACCGCAGCGCCCAGCACTACGCCCTGGCCACCGAGGTCCTGGGCGTACCGGTGACCAGCTTGGCCGCGCTGACGACCGAGCAGGCCGCGCTCACCCGCGGTTACACCTACGGGCAGATGGGACGGGCCGCATGAACCGGCCCGTACTCTTCTGGGAGGCCAGGCGCATGGACGACGTGACCTGGAAGATCGTCGGGATGCAGGCCACCCGCAGTCGGGGCTGCGAGCCCACGCGCTCTACTGTCGAGGGCGTGCAGCCCGAGGCCATGACGGCAACAGGAACGGGCGGGGAGGTTGATCGGCTGGAACCGAGCCTCGACGGGTACTCCGCGCTCTTGTACGTCGAGCAGGACCTGAGGGACATGGGGGCGGTGGCCTGATACCGCGCCCCGACCTGGACGCCGCGCGAGCCGAGGCGCTCGCCGCCCTGGGCCGGGGTGCCGAGCGCACCCTGGAGCGGCTGGAGGCCGCCGGACTCAGGGTGGTCCGGCGGTCTGAGCTGGCTATTTCCGCCGCAGGCCGCCGCCTGATCGCGCAACTCGTCGGCGAGCGCCAGGGCCTCGGCGCGCTCCTCCTCGTGGGCGGCGCGGAGATGCGCGTCGGCGATCAACCGCCGGATCTCGGTGAGCGTGACGCGCGCCTTGTCGTCGCCGTCCGCCAGGAAGCAGTCCTTGCTGGTCCGGGTCACCGTCAGCCCCGCGGAGGCTGCCTGGGCGATCAGGCGGCGGCCTGCGGCGGCGGTCGTGATGGTCTTGGTCATAACGTGTTTCCTCCGTCACAGACGGCGTTTTTCGGCTCCTCGGATGTCTGTAGTCTGAAGGTCGGAGGTCGGGAAGTAAAGGACCTGAGTGTGCAAAAAGACCGTCTGGGACGCTCTGTTCGGTCTGCTTGAACATGCCGGGGGGCGCCAGACGCCGGGGACTCCTCCTCTTCTGCCGGGTCGATACTGACCCCGCCCTCGTGAAGAGCGTGGGGGTTCAACCCGTTACTTTGCCAGCCAGGTTTGAAGTTGTCGCCAACCGCCCCGCCCGTACCCGTCCGGCTCCTCGCCGCGGAGCAGCCGCCACTGCCAGCCGGACTCGTCGCGGATCATGGTGGCCCAGGCCCCGCTCGCCCGCTGGGTGTGGTAGAGCTGGCGCTCCTGGGTCTCGCTGTCAGTCGTCGGAAGGGGGCGTCCAGGCCGGAAATCGGTCACGAGGAACGAGGGTCAGGGAAATCGCGCGGTTTGGTGTAGAGGAGGCCAAGCACGTTCATGCAGATGTTGGCGATCGGGGAATACGCTGTCGGCACCTTCGGCGAACATCCTGATCAAGCTTTTCGGCGGTTAGGGAGCACCGCTGTTCGTACGACTTCCTGTCGACCTCGCTCGCCGCTGCTCGCAGCGTTGTGGAAGGGGACTAGGCTACAAATCGGTCTGCAGTCTTTCGGAACGCGGGCTTAATGATCTCTTGTTAAATTCAAGAAGTCACACTGAAGCGCAGTCTAAGGGTGATCTACAGTCGCTGGCTCCGGAGCGTCCTTTCCGTGGGGACAGAAAGAACAACATGAAGCTGCTGAATGTTGGCCGTCTCATTGCAGGCGCCTGCCTTACGCTTCTGCTTGCCTCTTGCGCTGGCCAATCTCCGGGGGCAGCCCCCCCGGAGGTTGACTCCTACGCCAACGACACGTCCTACCCCTGGGCGTATAACGCGCCTCCCGGTCCGCTGACGCCCCTCAGTCTCACCCCCGGCGAGAACAACCTGTACTACGAACCCATTCTTGCAGCCAGTAACAGCTGGGGTCCCATCGAGATCGACCGCAGCAACGGGGACCGCTACGCGGGCGACGGCCGGACCTTGACGCTGGATGGCAAGACGTACACTCGGGGCTATGGAACCCACGCGAGCAGCGAAATGCGGTTCAGCCTCAAGGGGACGGGAGCGGTCTGCACCCGCTTCACCGCGGACGTCGGAGTGGACGATGAGGTGGGAAACCGGGGCAGCGTGGCGTTCCAGGTCTACCTGGACGGCGTCAAGGCTTACGACTCCGGGACGATGACCGGAGCGAGTGCAACCAAGACGGTGGACCTGAACATTCGGGACAGGCAGGAGTTGCGTTTGGTCGTGACCAATGCGGGGGACGGCATCCACTATGACCACTCGGACTGGGCCAGTCCAAAGATCTTCTGCCAAGCGGTCAAACCGCCCGAGCCCCGCCTGATGGTCGTCATTGATCCTACCCTTCAACCGTCCGTGTCAGAACTACCCGGTTGGGACGGCGTAACGCCTCAACCCCTCGCCACCCTCGCTGGCGAGGACGGGGAACAGGCAGATTTCGTGGCGAACGCGTTGATTGTGAGTACGAATGAAGCTTCTGTTTTGCAAGGCTTTCTCAGTCGGTGGCAGGGCAAGATCCTGCGGACGATTGACGCGAGTGCCCTGGGTGTCCCGGACTTGCCTCGTCAATACCTCGTGCAGGTGAACTCGAGCGCGGCTGACCCTGCAACGTTGATTCCCACACTGCAGGCGCTGGATCCCAACGCTCAGGGAGCCCTACGAGTGTCCAGTCAGGAGGCTCTGCGTCTCCTGACGGTCGCCGCCCGGGAAGCGGCGCTCGGCCTGGTCGTGGGGATTGATGGGGTGGGACGCGCTGATACGTTCATGGACAAACAGTCGCTCGAGGCTCCCACTGGTCCGGGCAGCTACAGCCCGAATGCCTTCGACTGGAATTTCCTCAACACCGGAAGTACGCAGGATATTGGGGTGACCGAAGCGTGGCGGTTGCTGGAGGTCAAGGGCAAGTTGGGCAACAAGATCAACCTGGCGATTCTGGATGGGGGGTTCCGTATCAATCAGGACTTCCCAGAAGGCAACCTTGCCTCAGCGATTCCCGGTGTGCCTGCCGACCGTTCCCGGTTGGGCGGCTGCTCCGGAGGCTCTTGCCCGTGGCACGGCACCAGTGTGCTTCAGGCAGCCATGGCTGTCCCGGATAATGGCTTCGGTACCGCTGGCCCGGCTGGCCCCATCGCCAGATTCTGGGCGTGGTACGCCGTGGAATATGTCTCCCAAACGGAAGCCATGCTGCTCGCCCGGCTCAACGGTGTTCGCATCGTGAACATAAGCAACAGCCAGGGCGTGCCGTCCTATCTCACCTGGGCGCTTACTCCTTGGGATTTGACGACCCGTGCCCTACGCAGCAGCGGCCTTCTCATCTTTGCGTCCGCTGGGAACGAGGGCAAAGACGTGGATGCCCAGTACTGCCCACTGGGCATCTGCACCGGCATCGAGAAGACTTGGTTCTCGCCGTGCGAGAATAATGGTGTCATTTGTGTGGGCGGCCTAGCTGACAACTCAAAAAATCGCCGTAAGTCGTCGAATTATGGTGGAGAAGACGTAGACATTTTCGCTCCGTTCAGTGTCTTCATCGGACCCGATCCGGATCATCCATTGAATGCTGCGCGAGTGGAACGCGGCACCAGCCTCTCCTCCCCGTATGCCGCAGGGGTCGCCGCACTGATCTGGGCAGCCGATCCTTCACTCAGTGCGAACGAGGTCGAGCGAATCCTGTTAACCACGGCGCACCGGAGCCCCGACCGGCAGGTCCGCCGATACGTGAACGCCTTCGCCGCTGTGCAGCAAGTCCTTGGTCCCTTCCCCATGAATCGGCCACCCGTGGTCACCATTAAGAGTCCTCTTGCGGGGGCAGGGGTGCAACCAGATCAACCCGTGCTGTTGAGCGGGAGTGCAGTCGATCCGGAAGGTGCAGGAGTGGTGAGTTACGCTTGGGAAGTGACGTTCAAAGACATGAGTGGCCAGAGTGTCACCAAGTGGGTTGGTCAGGACCCGGAAATGATGTGGGTTCCGCAGTCGACCCTTCCCATCCCTAGAGGCTGCCAAGGACGTTAGGCAAAAAGAGGCTTGAGGTTGTGACAGAGCAGAACGCAGGCGGCCAGGAAATGGAATCCGACCAGCGTGGACGGCAAACGCTCCAAATCGCGTCCCAGCCGTCGGAACCGTGACAACCATGCAAAGGAGCGTTCCACCACCCAACGGCGTGGCAGCAGGATAAAGCCCTTGGTCGCCTCCGGGCGTTTGACCACCACCAGCTCCACGCCCGCCTCAGTGGCCTGTCGGGCGGTCTGCTCTCCCGTATAGCCCTGATCCACGAACGCCACCTCAACGTTCACGCCGGTGGCTTCCTGCACCTCCAGGCACAGGTCTTTGACCTGTGCCCTGTCCTGCTCATGGGCCGGGGTCGTCAACACCGCCAGGAGATGACCCAGGGTGTCTACGGCCAGATGCACCTTGGTGCCCTTGCGCTTTTTCGCGCCATCAAACCCCGCGCGGTGGCCGCTCTCGGGCGTGCTTTGCAGCGTGCGGCTGTCGATGATGATGGCCGTCGGCTCCCCGTTTCTGGACCGCTCGACGCGGGAGAGCACCCGCAGGTCGTGGGCGGCGTTTTCGAAGCACCCGGCCTCAAACCAGCGGTGCGCCTGTTGGCACACCGTCTCCGCTGGGGGAAAATCGTGGGGGAGGTAGGCCCACTGTGCCCCGGTGCGGGCCACCCACAGCAGGGCATTCAAAACCTCTCGGATGCTGTATTTCCGCTGCCTTGCATCCTCGGGACTGAGCAGCAGGTACGGAAGCAGGAAGAGATACGTGTCGTCGTCCACGTCGCTGGGATAGCCTCGCCGGGTCACCCACTCATTCTGCCCTGTCCAAACTCTCGCCCTGGAAGTTCAACCTTGTTCTTGGCAGCCTCTAGCCCCACTGAGGATTGCGAATTCGTATTGCCCTTCAACCTGACCT
This genomic interval from Deinococcus aerius contains the following:
- a CDS encoding helix-turn-helix domain-containing protein, encoding MVRWKLQGTMDAHNITRYALQKESGVAMNTLRAMYEGSTQRPDLEVLDLIIKALRKITGKDLGLLDVLEWAQDG
- a CDS encoding NPCBM/NEW2 domain-containing protein, which gives rise to MKLLNVGRLIAGACLTLLLASCAGQSPGAAPPEVDSYANDTSYPWAYNAPPGPLTPLSLTPGENNLYYEPILAASNSWGPIEIDRSNGDRYAGDGRTLTLDGKTYTRGYGTHASSEMRFSLKGTGAVCTRFTADVGVDDEVGNRGSVAFQVYLDGVKAYDSGTMTGASATKTVDLNIRDRQELRLVVTNAGDGIHYDHSDWASPKIFCQAVKPPEPRLMVVIDPTLQPSVSELPGWDGVTPQPLATLAGEDGEQADFVANALIVSTNEASVLQGFLSRWQGKILRTIDASALGVPDLPRQYLVQVNSSAADPATLIPTLQALDPNAQGALRVSSQEALRLLTVAAREAALGLVVGIDGVGRADTFMDKQSLEAPTGPGSYSPNAFDWNFLNTGSTQDIGVTEAWRLLEVKGKLGNKINLAILDGGFRINQDFPEGNLASAIPGVPADRSRLGGCSGGSCPWHGTSVLQAAMAVPDNGFGTAGPAGPIARFWAWYAVEYVSQTEAMLLARLNGVRIVNISNSQGVPSYLTWALTPWDLTTRALRSSGLLIFASAGNEGKDVDAQYCPLGICTGIEKTWFSPCENNGVICVGGLADNSKNRRKSSNYGGEDVDIFAPFSVFIGPDPDHPLNAARVERGTSLSSPYAAGVAALIWAADPSLSANEVERILLTTAHRSPDRQVRRYVNAFAAVQQVLGPFPMNRPPVVTIKSPLAGAGVQPDQPVLLSGSAVDPEGAGVVSYAWEVTFKDMSGQSVTKWVGQDPEMMWVPQSTLPIPRGCQGR
- a CDS encoding IS5 family transposase, which codes for MTRRGYPSDVDDDTYLFLLPYLLLSPEDARQRKYSIREVLNALLWVARTGAQWAYLPHDFPPAETVCQQAHRWFEAGCFENAAHDLRVLSRVERSRNGEPTAIIIDSRTLQSTPESGHRAGFDGAKKRKGTKVHLAVDTLGHLLAVLTTPAHEQDRAQVKDLCLEVQEATGVNVEVAFVDQGYTGEQTARQATEAGVELVVVKRPEATKGFILLPRRWVVERSFAWLSRFRRLGRDLERLPSTLVGFHFLAACVLLCHNLKPLFA